A part of Bacillota bacterium genomic DNA contains:
- a CDS encoding DUF4367 domain-containing protein, with amino-acid sequence MPSNQAKFREEYEDALFKMLLHDVAEHEGKAILQQMQTMGDSPDSKPSELLLKKFGKQLDIELRKLRQAERKQVAIATVRGLAICLLALLTVFFTAMATVSAFRTRVMNIWMDIRPEYTAFQLRGSESSEGGGMVVNWSNTYVPTYLPEGYEVNSFSFNEGLKRIVFENASTQTFILYTELDEASSMVLDTENADRFEEISMNDQSGTLVVKNNLVTIVWKQEGRLFMIKTQTDIGTAIKVAEGVKFIK; translated from the coding sequence ATGCCCAGTAACCAGGCCAAGTTCCGTGAGGAGTACGAAGATGCCCTATTCAAAATGCTCTTACACGACGTAGCAGAGCATGAGGGGAAGGCCATCTTGCAGCAAATGCAGACTATGGGGGACTCACCCGATTCAAAGCCCTCCGAGTTACTACTTAAGAAGTTTGGCAAACAACTGGATATTGAGCTCCGAAAACTACGGCAGGCAGAGCGCAAGCAGGTTGCTATCGCCACTGTGCGCGGCCTGGCAATTTGTCTCCTAGCTCTCCTTACAGTGTTTTTTACCGCCATGGCCACCGTTTCGGCCTTTAGGACCCGAGTAATGAACATCTGGATGGACATACGGCCGGAATACACAGCTTTTCAGCTTCGAGGTAGCGAAAGCAGCGAGGGAGGCGGCATGGTCGTTAATTGGAGCAATACCTATGTTCCGACTTATTTACCCGAGGGGTACGAGGTAAACTCCTTCTCCTTCAATGAAGGCTTGAAGAGAATAGTGTTTGAGAACGCCTCTACACAGACCTTTATACTCTACACCGAACTTGACGAAGCGAGCAGCATGGTACTTGACACTGAAAACGCCGATCGCTTTGAAGAGATAAGCATGAACGACCAGTCCGGTACGCTGGTGGTAAAGAACAATTTGGTCACCATCGTCTGGAAGCAAGAAGGTCGTCTGTTTATGATTAAGACACAGACCGACATCGGTACAGCTATAAAAGTGGCCGAAGGAGTAAAATTCATAAAATAG
- the thiT gene encoding energy-coupled thiamine transporter ThiT yields the protein MKDKKTLMLVEIAVMVAFSYILSLFRVVEMPQGGSVSLQMLPLFVVALRWGGKAGIVAGLLFSGLKLLVEPFIVHPVQLLLDYPFAFAAIGLAGFFKDKPIAGVAIGGVARFVMHFASGVVFFGQYAPAGTSIYAFSFVYNITYMGPEIALALFTAPLLLRRLSKDKNEDYSLLSNLIEILSFAAPLAAMALVLGLRDSIPAVNYTSLILWGGLLLYHLSQAKKDLEKAKRGLILVTIPPALVYLASLLLR from the coding sequence ATGAAAGACAAAAAAACCCTAATGCTAGTCGAGATCGCGGTAATGGTGGCATTTTCTTACATCCTCAGTCTATTCCGAGTGGTGGAGATGCCACAAGGAGGCTCAGTCTCACTGCAGATGCTACCCCTCTTTGTGGTGGCGCTACGCTGGGGCGGTAAAGCGGGCATCGTCGCAGGCCTGCTCTTTTCGGGCCTTAAGCTACTCGTCGAGCCTTTTATCGTGCACCCTGTGCAACTTCTTTTGGATTACCCTTTCGCTTTCGCCGCCATCGGTTTGGCGGGTTTCTTTAAGGACAAGCCGATCGCGGGGGTAGCCATCGGCGGGGTAGCCCGTTTTGTCATGCATTTTGCTTCAGGGGTGGTATTCTTCGGCCAGTATGCTCCAGCGGGCACGAGCATTTATGCTTTTTCCTTTGTCTACAATATTACCTACATGGGGCCAGAGATTGCCTTGGCGCTCTTCACCGCACCTTTGCTTTTGCGCCGTTTGTCTAAAGACAAGAATGAAGACTACTCCTTGCTGAGTAACCTAATTGAGATACTTTCTTTCGCTGCCCCCTTAGCCGCCATGGCACTTGTGCTCGGGCTGCGGGATAGCATCCCTGCGGTCAACTATACTTCCCTCATCTTGTGGGGCGGCTTGCTTCTCTACCATCTCTCTCAAGCGAAAAAAGACCTAGAGAAAGCCAAACGCGGTCTAATTTTGGTCACAATCCCTCCGGCACTTGTCTACCTGGCCTCTTTGCTCCTCCGCTAA
- the argR gene encoding arginine repressor, producing MKEQRQGRILEIINRHPVETQEQLAQFLAAANFRATQATVSRDVKELGLIKIINKSGKQVYTQSPSNGGDSLTDRLVRILRNAVVSLDYTANFIVIKTFPGGGNAVAAALDSMQLAGVMGTIAGDDTILVINRQVEETPLIVERLKRMLNAGLAN from the coding sequence ATGAAAGAACAACGTCAGGGGCGAATATTAGAAATAATAAATAGGCATCCAGTGGAAACACAAGAGCAGTTGGCTCAATTTTTGGCAGCTGCCAACTTTAGGGCCACTCAAGCAACGGTATCGAGGGATGTCAAAGAACTTGGTCTTATAAAAATCATTAACAAGTCGGGCAAGCAGGTTTATACGCAGTCACCAAGTAACGGCGGCGACAGCCTGACCGACCGCCTAGTGCGCATTCTACGCAATGCGGTAGTAAGTCTTGACTACACAGCAAATTTTATAGTCATCAAAACCTTCCCTGGTGGTGGCAATGCCGTGGCCGCGGCTCTAGACAGCATGCAGTTAGCAGGTGTTATGGGCACTATCGCCGGTGACGACACTATTTTGGTCATTAACAGGCAGGTGGAGGAGACTCCTCTCATCGTCGAGAGATTAAAGCGTATGCTGAACGCGGGGCTTGCCAATTGA